The window CATACATGAAGATGCTACCACAAAACTTGCTCAATTGTTAAAGAATACTGCAACCAAAATTCACTAGCGCTTCCTATACACGTCGTATGTTTTGAGGGACCATGTGATGCACCAACCTCAGATACCTAGCAAAGAGACACATGGTTGTGCATATAACATCCGTTGTCAGACAGCAATAAGAGGAGCACAAGAGGAACAcgggcacgcgcacacacacacatcaaggAGACGGTCGGAGCTCTGTCAACTACGTCCAGATGCACGAACTCAAAGATGATTGAAACCGGTAGAACAAACTCGAAGAAAAAGCGCCGCCATCTACCCGAGCGCCGCACCGGCAAGGACTAGCAAATCCTAACCTAAACTACCATCCAGAGCGAAGGCACCGGGAtccccacccccccacccccaccaccaTCACCTACCATGGGAGCAGTGGGTAGAGGAGAGGCGAATCCACATACTCGTCGGCAAAGTTTGAAGGGGAAAGTAGACACCGAGGGGAGGGGAGAAAACGGTCGAAGAAAAAGTTTACCAAACCGCATGGTACCttcacatgtggtaagcaatccaaacaattcaaaaaaaaagagaagaaatgaaGTGTGAAAAACCAATTACTTGACTGGAGCAATGTCTCCACTAAAAGGAAATGTAGATGCACAAAGAGGGGCGGTGATTGTTTTCGGTAAATctataaagaaaaagaaaattacTGCATAACGCATGCAAACTACACTCCCCTATGGCGAGACACGActaggcccaactgatttatgacaTCTAAAACCAAATCCTCCACTACAACGTTGGTAAGAGCGAGACACTCATGAATTTCAaattaaaaggaaaaaaaaaaggagTGAGACACTTGTGGGTGAATATATAAATGTTCAGCTTCTTCGATATTCCACGTTACATACATCAGGATGTCGCTGAGCCGCCACCTTGCTCTCCTGCTTCCTGACGCCACTTGCACCCTAGAAATCAATTTGTTGACTTTCACAGAATCACATTGGTTAAAAATGATCATACTACTTTACGGAAGTCTACGAATCTATGCGGTACCGACATTgatgattagcttcataaacacTCTAATACTTCAGCTGCTCTGGTTCTCCACGCTGCGTTAAGGCCATGTACAATGCAAGATGTTTAGAAAATATACCTAGAGAAATAATTCATTTTTTCTTTGAGCATAGATGTTTATTTGTAGACGATACACACTTAATTAGCACCCCTCATGTACAGATTAGCACCAATGCTTAAAAACCCAATTTATTTTACTAAACACCTTGCATTGCAAGGCCTGAAGTGCCTCAACCCCCTGTGGAATCGTTCGCTCAATCCCATACTCGACAAGGCTGTAATCACTTGCGGTATGCCCCTCGATTGTAAAAAACAAAGATGACCTAATGCTGCAAGTGAAAGAAAAATTGGCGCTACTGACAGAGGACAAAACAAGCTAGTCCAGCCCTCATTTTGTGAACTGTGGCTGCTACCCTGCCTAACCATCTTATCTAGTGACCACTCACTGTCACATTGATCTGTCTTAGTTGTCTACTTGTCTTGTTCCtacacatatatatacatatacttcGTGTATAATTGGTGTCGCAATGGTCCATCCGTATATCATCCGGATTTGCCACTGTATATCCAAGCGATGTCCTTGCTGCAGTTCAAGAAGCTCGCCGACGTGCACACCATAGATGATTGATGGAAGGAACTCATTTATGCCTCTTTGGTTTATAGAATAGAATTATTATAGaaataggaatcttgtaggaaatgagatgacatacatctcaaatcctatgagtaggaataggttcttttttattttcttatgaaatatggaggataggaaccaatcctatgtaggaataggaatccattcctatgaatcaaagggctctaaaagaaaaaaaatcctataagaatcctattctctagaattcctatgaaattcctgtaaaccaaaggaggccttaaccTGTCTGCCATTGAAGGCACCGCCAGATATATGTACGTCGACGAACGAGTTTAGAAGCCTCAATGAATATAAGAGTCGGCTTATGAAAAGAGCTCGGAAGAGATGGTTTATTTTTTAAGCCGTTCAAAAGAACTCCCCTTAATTTCATCTAATCAAGCCCTTAGAGTAGGAGTACTAGTAGAAAATTGCGATGTCCAAGGACGCCATCATAGCCGAACCGACCAGCAAGCCGGGATAAGTTTTTTACCCAGAGGGCAAGACAGCAGCAAGCCGTGATAGTAGGTTGCTTCACTTCACAAGTTCACATGGTGATTGACCACACCAGTACACACACATTACTCGAAACTTTTTTACTAGCTCGTGCCACATTTTGAAGACCACGAATCTCAGTAGAGTTTTTCACCACGCCTTCCTGTGTATCAGGAGGTCAACTATGTTTACATGAGTCTTTTCTTTTCTCTTCCCATTTCCCCCACTGAAGTAAACTGCAGCATCGATTAATCCCCTGGTAGATCTACCTCTTCCTGCGCTTAGAAGGCTTCGTCGAAGATGGTTTTGGCACTTCGGGCATCTTAGCTTCGACACATTGCTCCTGCAAAACCGACCGGGGAAAAAAAACCCCAGGAAAATGGACCGCATCAGAGATCAGTTATCTCAAGAAATTGTTGACAGGATAGGAAGTGCAGAACAAAAACCGTGTGCTCAATTTTAGTGTAGACCAAGGCATACAGCCCCTGAAAGATGGTGGATTTTAACGACTTTTGTAAGTAGCACTGCGACACGCAGAAAGGTGGAAACTATTCCAACAAATAATGATAATTATAACGAAAACTACTGGAGTAACAAGTGAGAAACTGCTGGCACAAACAACAAATACAAGTAGCCCCAGAAAGACGGTTGCATTTTGATGACTTTGATAAGTAGCACTATGACACGAATTGCAGAAAGCTGAACTGTTCCAACAAAGAACGGGAATAACAACGAAAACTACTGGAGTAAGAAGGGAGAAACTGCTAGCACAAAAAACAAATACAGAGTGGCCCCAAAGATGCTGGAGGTACTAGAGAACAAGCTAGCAAGTATATGTACTGATGAATTATTAATGTTGATAACAGGAACCTTTTTCACAGAGAAAATTCTCTTAATGATAAAATCTAAAACATGCAACAGTGAGTGCTGAACTCCAATCATATTTGACAGTCATGACTTCAACTCAGGATTTGCAAAAGTTCCAGCCTTATGGACTAAAAATCTTAAAAAGTTTCCTTCCCTAGAAAACATTTGCATTTGTTTCACAGCTCAATGAATTGGACTAAGAATCTGCAACAGTTCCAGCCTTATGGACTTAATGTAAAAGTGAGATCTGACAAGTGACAAGAAAAAACTTTTAGCAGTCATGATCTAAGTGTAAAGAGTACCAGTTGCTAATGGAGCACAATATGCATCACTAATATAATTTTCAACAATGCTACAGGCTGCAAGTAATGTTCCGATTGACAGGTAAAAAATGAACAAAATTGCAGTACTAACTACTAAAGTGATATAGAGAGCCAGAAGAAGGACTAAATCTGGAAATGTTGGAGAACAACGGGATACAGACCTCCTCCCACTTCCTCTGGAGTTCCAGAAGCTCTTTACAACATGCTACACACTCAGCGTGGTAAGCAGCGGCTAGGTCTTTAATCAAGGCCTTCCTTTTGATGACGCCAATCACTTGAAATCATTGATAAAATTATGTGTCAGAATGCGATAAAAGAGTTAACAGAACTTGCCATACTTTCAAATAGCAACACTTGGCAAATGAGAAGGAAAAGCTAGATCTTCCAAACAGTTCATAATAGAAAAGACAGAGTATTCGGTTCGAGGACATCCTAAAGATGGTGTCCTAAATAGAATGCCACAGTACTGTAATATAGCGCAGCAAAATTTATTTAACAAGCTTCTAAACTTAATGTTGGTACCAAAACAGCCGGTGAATGCACATCCTGAAAGTTTATGCAGATGAATTGTGCGCTAATTAAATATGTGAAGCTTCGCGACGATGACTGAGATAGCACATGGAAGCTTGTGCTAATCAAATCGCTTGCGTGGAAAAACAAACGGTTCAGCATGAGTTCCTAATGGCGGTCATGGATTCCATCCAAAGGCATCAGTATCCATTCACCGCATGCGTGTTCTCGGTTATTACTGCAATTGGACAGAGCCATATGAGGTACAAACATGTTGATAAGAATTATATTCCCAACCTCCCCTCCTGCCAATTCGTAGTTGTGAATTTCCCACGAATCAAACAGATTGTGTGCAGTAACCGATAAATAAATAGATAGCTACTACTAATAATCAATACAGTAGCCAAGATTCCCTAGACAGGGCTGAAACCAACCCAGCCCAACCCAGATCAAGCACGAACAAAGCAGCACAGCATAATTGGCAGATTGAGACGAGAAGAGAGGCCCTTACTCCGGCTGGGATCGAACTGCTGCTGCTCGTCGGagggcttgtcgccgttggcggCCGGCTCCATGCGGACAGGATTGGAGACCCGCCGGGTTAGGTTAGGGTTCTGGCCGGCTAGATCCAGCCAACCAGCTAGCCAGGAGCGCGAGCGCTTGGACCAACCGAACGGGGAAAGGGAAAGGCTACCGAGCCGGAGTGCGGGAGAGTTGCCGGCTGGCTATTTGTTTCCTCTCGTATACGGAGATCGCCGGCGGGCGGCGAGGGGCTCACCGCACCGGAGTCGGGAGTGACCGGAAGACGCACGAAGTAGAGACGGCTCGAGCTATCTCGGCTGTCTTGCTACTACGGCCGGatatgcacgaatgggctgcgtctgGCCCAGGCCCAGCTGAGAGAGGCCACAAAACGCGAGTTTCTCAACAAATAGGGAACGCGCGAACTATGTCCCGCTTCATGCGAGATCGAAGCAGCTCTCGCCCAAAGGGTTTCCTCTTCCAGTTGTTTCAGGGCCGGaacattttaattattttttcGTCGCCTCTAATTTCTCGTCGCTCCATCGCATGTTTGTTTGTTGGTTCTACtccgtttttttcctttttttctgtttttatcgGCTTTCTTTGTTTCTTCACAGTTTTCTCTAGtattttggttttctttttctttttcaccgTTTTCTTCATTTTAGGCCAGTTTTTCcagatttttcttttctttctttttaattcagtattcttttaattttttttctttttttattggttttttcttttctttcccatATATTCTTTATTTTCTGTTCTTGTCTTAGTTTCAtcagttttctttgtttttctttgggTTGCCTTGGTTTTTTTATGGGTTTTCACGCTTTTCTTCAGGTTTTCCATTTTTCTTTGTTGTGGAGGTGTTTTTTTTCATCTTCTGTTCCTTTGGTTACATCGCTTTtctctgtttttctattttcttcAATACATATCTACATTTTTCATACACTTTAAGTATACATCAGGAAACATTTTTTTacatgtttaatattttataaatgcATGACTAACATTTAAAAAATATGTTTGATGGCAacttttttcatacatattgttTAATTTAGGTATACATCAAGAAATTTGTTTAATAAATATTTTTCTAAATATATGGTTAACATTTTTTGTGCACTATCAACTTTTTTAAAAATATACGCTTTTACGTTCATAAAATTTAATACATattctacattttttgtatacataagTAATAACTTTTTGTACACCCTTAACATTTTTGAGATGATTACCATTTTTGAATATTTATCTTTGATCACTaatttttcatacacattatatatttttgtatacattagaaacattttttatacatgtttaacatattTAGATATACGATTAAGAAAACTATATGCTGTCAACGTTTTTAAAATTTTGTGCTTTTACGTTCACTTTTTCATACACGTTCTACATTTTTGGTACACATTAGGAACTTTTTTAAATACTTTTTTTAACATACAGAAGTACATTATATGTTTTAGGTACCAAAAGGGACATGAGACTCCATGATCCTAAAAAGATTTCATAACCAAAATACAGAATTGGGACATGCATTTTAAATTATTGGAATCACTGTGGTAAAATTGTTACTACAAATAGGAGTATATGAGCAATTAGATAGATGGACAAATCTGTATGAGTGGTGTGGAAATTCCTTTACATCTTCAAAAATAAAACATCTTGGTATCTTTAAAAAATTAAATTACTCGCACCTCATTGAGCACACGGATAAATCAATAATTAGTTACCCAATTGTGTCGTCGTTGCGCACTTCATCAAAAAAACCTAACTACCATGACCCATGATCAGCATCCATAACCTCAATCTTCATCTGGATCTATGAGATCTACACCATTAAACCGCATAAACAAAACATTTAACAGTGTGGATTGGCTGGCAACACTCACCTCTAAAGAGGACACGCAACACCGGTCCATCGCCGAGCTCTGGCGCGCATCGCGTCCCTTGTAGTCCAATCCTCGTTCTTTGAGCAAGCGGCGATGGTTCATCTACTGCGACTGGCGCGGAAGGCGAAAAGATGGCGTGTACCGTGTGGACGATGCATGCGTCCGTTCCTGGATCCCGACGAGTTGATGCGTGTGTTATGGCGATGTAACGCTAGCAATTGCTGCTACTTAGGCAGTTGGGTCAGACCCAATGGCCTTTCTTCCTTTCTTTCCCCACAGCTACACACGGCCCCCTTCCAGATACCTAATGTACATAATTGCATACGTGGGGCTCCTTCCACCTTGGGGGTCCGAGGCGGCTGCCCCCGGCCCCCCTTAGGGTCGGCCCTGATGCCGTGTGGACGTCTCTTGCTTTCTTGTCCGTTGGGGCCAAAAAAGTTATAACTAGCTGGTAGCGTAGAAATATGTCCGCTAATTTTCACGCCGTTGCTAATGAATATGCTGACTGTACCGTTCTATGAAAAGTTATAAAAATTTACGCGGGAACCAACATGCATAACTAGATTGACAATCACTCTAACTATACACACCGAATACAACATACATATAATAGACTTTTTAAACAAAAAGATGATAATatgtctctctcgttgctagacttCAGTAGCGGCCTTTAACTTTCGGCGACAACTCCCCGACTTAATGATAAAGGTAACAAAAGTTCACGTCTGCAAGCGTAACGCAACAACGACTCCTTATCGCCGACCTTTACCAGGTTGATTATATTTCCTGATTGATTGGGTCGTGCTAATCTTCCTTTCAAAGATGCTACTAGTAGATCAAAATACCATATAGTATAAAACTAAAAAAATATGTGGTACTTTCATATTGTTTTGCAAATTACAGCGCAGGATTGAGTATGTGGTACTGTAAATTCAGGGAATTATCCAGCGCCGCAGCGTCTCACAATCTCATGTAGGAGTATTTCCTGTCGCCACAGAAAAAAAAGGAAAGCCGCTCGCGAAGCCGCA is drawn from Triticum dicoccoides isolate Atlit2015 ecotype Zavitan chromosome 4A, WEW_v2.0, whole genome shotgun sequence and contains these coding sequences:
- the LOC119286842 gene encoding uncharacterized protein LOC119286842 — protein: MEPAANGDKPSDEQQQFDPSRMIGVIKRKALIKDLAAAYHAECVACCKELLELQRKWEEEQCVEAKMPEVPKPSSTKPSKRRKR